AGAAAGTGGAGGGTGAAGGGGGAAAGCAACTTTATGGTGGAGAACCCTAACAGTACCTCTACTCCCACCCATCGGCAGTGATAAATCACGTcgagagtaggaaaaaaataacaattataataaaaacagcagaCAAATTTTGCTTGCCTCAAACTCTACTGTGAAGGAAGCAATATTTAAGGAAGTTTTTAAGATAATCAATTTCATgagttttatgtgtgtatgtcagtctctcaatttttgctgtatcttGAGAATGTGCCTATCTGCTGATGATAGGTACTTCCTcttgctattattttttccttttttcttttttaggacaacacctgtggcatatggaagttcccaggctaagggtcgaatcagagctgtgactgccagcctacaccacagccacagcaacactagatctaagctgcatttgcaacctataccacagcttatggcaacatcatatcttcaacccactgagtgaggccaaggattgaacctgcatctgcacAGACACTGTGGTGGGTTCTCAacacaatgagccacaatgggaaatcctcctcttgctattttctgctttttctccagTTTACATTAGTTGAAATACACTGCCATGGTAGACAtttatttcaagtaaaaataaaataatattgacaaTATGAAATCCAAAATTTCAAAGACTGCTGTTTCTTCACTGGTTATTCCTTGCATTATACACCTCTCtacttaatactttaaaaaaatatatttcccaaGGATACCCAATTAGAATTATTCAACTAAATTTAGAGTGAACTAATGAGCACTCTCTCCAGAGGCATTTTAATGCTGTTTCACTGTAAGAATCCCCTGTGACTATTCTGAGGAAAAGACAGATAAAATGAATCTGTTTGTTTTGGAGACAATAGTTAAAAAGCCTAGTCTTCATAGTGGAAGGTAACGAAAGTAAAACAAGAATTAGAACCATAACTATCTCTCTTTCAAAAGGTACTGATAACCAAGTAAAATATTGCATTACCAGGTTTTCCTTGCACCTAAGGTTAGGTCATTGCTATTTTTATAGAATTTGGGGGAAACCAGAGACACTAAATGCCTGGCCTTAGACAGTGCAATTCGGGATAGTTCTTTATATCCCAaggattttctttctcctgaattTCTACTCATAGGCCATGCAGCTCACCTCTTTTCCATAGCTGTTATTTCTTGATTCTCATTCAGAAGGGTTTGAGCTCCCTCCTCATGAACTAAGAGCTCCACTTCACTAACCACCAAAACAcatgactttggagttcctgctgtggtgcagggggttcaggatccagagttgtctctgtggtggtgcaggttcaatatTGGCGAGGTGAGTTAAGAAGAATCCCGCATGCCTGCaattgcagcataggtcgcaggggcagctcagattcgatcaatggccccagaacttccatatgctgtgggtgcagctgaaaaaaacaaaacaaaacaacctaacTCTATCACCTCTATTTGCCTGTTTCACTGAAGTAACTATTGCCCTTATcccactttcttcttttcctttttctttcaccaATGTAGTTTTTTGGGGAGTCTAACACACATTCCAGGCAAGTTTAGTTCCTGATTCTGCTTTGCAGGCAGTTAGAGACTAAGGACAAGGGTTCATTTGGTTGCTACTCTCTCCCATTTCCAGGAATTCTAACTTCCCTCCCAAATAACAAGTTAGGACCAGAAGCActgtttcttaagaaaaaatttcGCAATCCTACCTTCGTCTCAGCCTTTCAGATATAACATGAACTGACTTATTGCGACGACCCACAGAGCTTTGCCACCATGTCACCAAGGCTTTCATGGATCGCACGTTGCAGGAGCTCCTCAATACCCTGCTTGTCTTCTGGACGTAGCACCTGCCACCAGCCACTGGGACTGTCACCTTCCTGTTAGGGCCTTCTCAATATCAGGAAAATGCTTTCAATTGGTCCTATTCTTCAGTATGTTTCATCTCACTCTATACAGCCAGGAGCATTCTGCCCACCTCCACCTACATACTATGTAAACTTGTTATCACACAAGAAAAGCAAAGGCAGAAACAAGCTGTGAAATCCATGAAACACTCCAAAAGTAAAGCATCACACATGGACTCTCAAATGAAAGCAACAGAATATTTGGGTTTGAACAGTCAGTCAAATTACTACCACATGGGATTATGCAATTgtgagtatatttttcatttctcatctcatcgattttttcattttctgccaaTTTATAACTTAGCTCAATGAACTTTGGTTGTGAGAATGTCCTCTAAAAAATGAAAGGTCATGATTTAATTCTCAAAAGAATATTATTTGTTTACTAGTATATAACTATTAATTTTGATGGCTCTGACCCTTTCAGCAAGTTATTAATTATCTTTGTAGGCAGGAATGACATTATagaccttgaaaaaaattaatggaaagtaactctctaaaaagacaaactttaaaatgtttcattttcagaaaaaacattagaaaatatggAGACTGAACATTAGAATATCTTATAGTGTCTACCTAATTTTTTTATACATATgatcaaacttttaaaagaaagtataacACATTTGGTAAGTGTTTTTATACAAAAGTGATTATTAGTCCTATCAGTTTGCCTCACTGCAATCTATAAGATATAAGTTTTTCTGTCCTGGCTTAGATACATTTTCAGAATTCAGTAAAATCTGGTTAATGATTTATCAGTCCATTATATTATACATTTCTTATACCAGcagaggagatttttaaaaagtaatcctgTATTCATTAaatcttggggttttttgtttgtttgttttgtctttttgctatttcttgggccgctcccatggcatatggaggttctcaggctaggggtccaatcggagctatagccaccagcctacaccagagccatagcaacgtgggatccgagccgcgtctgcaacctacaccacagctcacagcaatgccagatcgtcaacccactgagcaagggcagggatcgaaccctcaacctcatggttcctagtcggattcattaaccactgcaccatgatgggaactcttaaatcttgtttcttgtttgcatttatttttgcctgGAAGAagcaataagaaatgaaaaatcacacATCTGTAAATGAGTTCATActtctgggattaacagatgatCCAGAgctaaatgttttgatttttctatttctatttttcacatatatattgaGTATAACTGGAAACCTAACAATTATCACCCTCACTCTGATAGATTCACACCTCAAaactcccatgtatttcttccttagGAACTTCTCTTTCCTAGAAATCTCATTCACCACAGTGTGTATTCCTCGATTTCTGGTCAGCATTGTAACAGGAGACAGGACCATTTCCTATCATTCTTGCATGGCCCAGGTCTTTTTCTTCATACTCCTTGGTGCAACAGAATTTTTCCTTCTGACTGCTATGTCCTATGATCGGTACGTGGCCATTTGTAAGCCCCTGCATTACACCACAATAATGAACAGCAGAATCTGCATCCAGCTTGTCGTTAGTTCTTGGCTGGCTGGATTTCTCATTATCTTTCCACCTGTGATCATGGGACTTCAGCTGGATTTCTGCGACTCCAACATCATTGACCACTTCACCTGTGACTCTTCTCCCATGCTTCTAATCTCCTGCACAGACACAGCATTCCTAGAGCTCATGGCATTTTTCTTGGCAACATTCACGCTCATGGTAACCTTAACACTGGTGATTCTTTCTTATGCATTCATCCTTAAAACAATTCTGAGGATCCCCTCTgctgagcaaaggaaaaaggccTTTTCCACTTGCTCCTCACACATAATTGTTGTCTCCGTTTCTTATGGAAGTTGCATTTTCATGTATGTTAAAACTTCCGCCAAAGAAGGAATGGTTTTGACCAAGGGGATAGCAGTGCTTAATACCTCTGTTGTCCCAATGCTAAATCCTTTTATTTACTCCCTAAGGAACCAGCAGGTAAAGGAGTCCTTTAAGAAGCTGGTCAAAAAATGCTTCTTAGATATATTTTAATCAGACAGAAATTCATGCCTTGAACTTTACGTGGAACCTATGTCTAACACaactattaatattatatttctcCATCTGATATTATCTTccacttccttttccttcaggttttattctccttttattccttttgatctCACTTActtcatctatatttttatttattttttaagatcaaCATGAGTACTTTTATTTGTCTGTAATAATTAGACCTCACACCTTGCAATGGGATCTAGGAACCAAGAGTGTTTCCTAGTTTAACTAATGATAATGCCATTATATCAGTTATCTTTTTATATGTACATGCCCCAAAATTTTTCTGACCTTGAGTGATTTGATATAACATAAATGAGAAtggcatttaataaaaattccagaaTTTAGTTTTAATAATCACTGAAGGACTTTCTTTCTGGACATTAATCAAGAGTTACAGAAAAGTTATCATTAAGGAATTCTAAAAAGATGATTTCTCCCAGGACATAAGCCAAGGAAGAGGTAAATCTCAATAAAGGAGTGGCAttgcttctttcttccatttcaccaatgctgaatccttttatATATACTCTGAGGAATAAGCAAGTTCAACTAGCCTTTCAGGACTCACtcaaaaaaattgcatttcttttaagGAAGTAAAATGTGTCTCTGGATAAACCAACACAAAAGATGCACATCTCCCTCATTTTTTCATTAAGCCGATAACCAACAGCATCATCTCTTAGCTTTTACATCAATCAGGTTGATGTCACTGGCATTTAATCCTTCATTTTCCCTTCAATTCATATATTTAGCAACTAATTATTGATCACTGCATTGTGATGAACCCAATAcatcatttttaattctttagccAGAACCTATCATaattacttcattcctttttcttcttttcaatgtttttctCACACATTTTACATTGGTATATAGTTGTCATTCTTTTGTAATGaattataattgacatacaatattagtttcaagcATACAACACGGTGACCCAATATTTTTATGCATGATGacatgatcaccacaataagtctagttacatTTTGTCTGTTGAGTGTACTGTCTGCAAAACATCATGAGGGAATGTTCTGGGAGGAAAGAGACCTTCCATGTAATGTGCATTTTGGCAAGTACttgaatggatatatttttcattatttctcaaaatttacaCTAAAAATgggtgtattttcttattttaattataataatgttaattaaaacaaagaaaatgagcaaaacgACTTCAATAGGAACAACACATAAAGAAATGTTCAAATGGTAAATAACCACATGAAAATGAGATAGGACTGCAGACACACATACAGGCATCCACACGCAGTCCAAATGAGATGTGGAGTTCTTACTACTCACGGGAATGTAACTGGTacacacactttgaaaaatacACCACATGACTCTCCAATAAAATCTTAGGTATATTACCACCAGAAATATATGCGTatgcaaacaaaaaacatatacaATATCTTCATACAGAGACTATTGAAAATAAGCAAGAGCTGGCAACTTGAATGTACATCACCAGCAATGCAAATAAACATTGCCATGTTTATACATGGAGTCAATAtacagcattaaaaaagaataaggtaTTGCTGTATCCCAAGAGTTTTTGGATGTCACAAACACTCCAAAAATAGTTGCACAAAACAATGGGGATACAAAGGTATAGTGTATTAGTTATTTTAGATCAAGCTCAAAAACAAGCCAGAGTAATATAGAATAACAGAAGTTAGAATAGTGACTACCTTTGGTAGAATCTTGACTGACAGAGGGTAAAAGAGAGTTAACCTTGATGACTGGTAATAGTCTAGATCTTAATCTGAGTGGTGGTCAATTTggctgtatatatttataaatattaggtAACCAGTATAACTTAATTCTGCGCTGTCACTACACTTTTTCTTGTGTTATATATCAATGTATTATTAAAGTGAAACTGAGACAtttccaggaaaacaaaaaattaggaaattcatcAACAGTATACCTAcactaaataattataataatagtgCTTTTTAcagctaataaaaataatgatgtgtATTCTTGAAGATGCCATGAGTTAGGAAGAACACTGGATAAGAGAATAAActggaaatttaaatgcatatatcaTCTGCATAAATAAAACAACTTTCGGGTaaatggagattttttaaaacaacaaatatttctggaaaattagtatttttcacagaactaccaGAAAGTTTGAGGATTTTTAATAACTTGTCTGCATGCCAGAATAAAGGATAAAGAGAgtttcataatatatttattgttttactaCTACTTGAGAAACTTTTGGCTTAGCTAGACTCACACATCTTTTAAGTCCTTTAAGGAATTCCTGAATTTAGAAAATgccaattcaggagttcccttagtggctcagtggttaacgaatctgactagcatccatgaggatgcaggttccatccctggccttgctcagtgggctaaggacccagcattgcactgagctgtggtgtaggttgcagatgtggcttggatcccacattgctggggctgtggctgtggctggcagctacagctctgattca
Above is a window of Sus scrofa isolate TJ Tabasco breed Duroc chromosome 5, Sscrofa11.1, whole genome shotgun sequence DNA encoding:
- the LOC100737179 gene encoding olfactory receptor 6C76-like is translated as MKNHTSVNEFILLGLTDDPELNVLIFLFLFFTYILSITGNLTIITLTLIDSHLKTPMYFFLRNFSFLEISFTTVCIPRFLVSIVTGDRTISYHSCMAQVFFFILLGATEFFLLTAMSYDRYVAICKPLHYTTIMNSRICIQLVVSSWLAGFLIIFPPVIMGLQLDFCDSNIIDHFTCDSSPMLLISCTDTAFLELMAFFLATFTLMVTLTLVILSYAFILKTILRIPSAEQRKKAFSTCSSHIIVVSVSYGSCIFMYVKTSAKEGMVLTKGIAVLNTSVVPMLNPFIYSLRNQQVKESFKKLVKKCFLDIF